The following are encoded in a window of Kogia breviceps isolate mKogBre1 chromosome 10, mKogBre1 haplotype 1, whole genome shotgun sequence genomic DNA:
- the LOC131764221 gene encoding LOW QUALITY PROTEIN: zinc finger protein 397-like (The sequence of the model RefSeq protein was modified relative to this genomic sequence to represent the inferred CDS: inserted 3 bases in 2 codons; substituted 2 bases at 2 genomic stop codons), which produces MSRLQAETRGKKTKGLAQFALVGLEQQNSQSSQEVFCQHFRRFCYQKTPGPRESLSQLQELCCQWLSPENHKNEQILQLLVLEQFLAILPEALQAWVREHHPLNGDEAVSLLGGLQRELDDPEFRDRFGGHQGNSKEGKEHKCDQCGKSFMHIMNLIGHQRIHTGXKPFQCKECGRAFSQNTTLLNHLIIHSGKKPYQCNHCGKSFSXGSVLIKHQRNLTGEGPYECNECGKTFSNSTGLXHQRYHTLMKRYQCNDCGKAFRESSNLTKRQRIHTGEKPYKCDECGKAFSGSSDLTRHHRIHTGENPCDKCGKAXLSLHLTEHQRIRNKEKPMCSKCGRAFKQRSGLFQH; this is translated from the exons ATGAGCCGCCTTCAGGCAGAGACCCGGGGAAAAAAGACCAAGGGACTCGCCCAGTTTGCGTTGGTGGGTTTGGAGCAG CAGAATAGCCAGTCCAGCCAGGAAGTCTTCTGCCAACACTTTAGACGGTTCTGTTACCAGAAGACACCTGGACCCAGAGAGTCTCTGAGCCAACTCCAGGAACTTTGCTGTCAGTGGTTGAGCCCAGAGAATCATAAAAATGAGCAGATCCTGCAGTTGCTGGTGTTGGAGCAGTTCTTGGCCATCCTGCCTGAGGCGCTCCAGGCTTGGGTGCGGGAGCATCATCCATTGAATGGAGATGAGGCTGTGTCTTTGCTGGGAGGTTTGCAGAGAGAACTTGATGATCCAGAATTTCGG GACAGATTTGGAGGGCATCAAGGAAAttcaaaggaagggaaagaacacAAATGTGATCAGTGTGGGAAAAGCTTCATGCACATCATGAATCTTATTGGACATCAGAGAATCCACACGGG AAAACCCTTTCAGTGTAAAGAATGTGGAAGAGCCTTCAGTCAAAATACAACCCTTTTAAATCACCTCATAATTCACTCTGGCAAAAAACCTTATCAGTGTAATCATTGTGGCAAAAGTTTTAGTTAAGGATCAGTCCTTATTAAACATCAAAGAAATCTCACTGGGGAGGGGCCTTATGAGTGCAATGAATGTGGCAAAACCTTCAGTAACAGCACAGGAC AGCATCAGAGGTACCATACCTTAATGAAACGTTACCAGTGCAATGActgtgggaaggctttcagagAAAGTTCAAACCTTACTAAACGTCAGCGAATTCATACAGGAGAAAAGCCCTACAAATGTgatgaatgtggaaaagccttcagtGGAAGTTCTGACCTTACTAGACATCACAGAATTCACACTGGGGAGAACCCCTGTGACAAGTGTGGGAAGGCCTGACTGAGCTTACATCTTACTGAACACCAGAGGATCCGCAACAAAGAAAAACCTATGTGTAGTAAGTGTGGAAGAGCCTTTAAACAGAGATCAGGtctttttcaacattaa